Proteins encoded in a region of the Fusibacter sp. A1 genome:
- a CDS encoding TSUP family transporter produces the protein MTLFIICLAGFFGALVDAIVGGGGLITIPALLATGMPTYLALGTNKFASSLGTISSTIEFFRSGEVNTRLMKYLLPFSLIGSAVGVWVVLRVDPEFLRILIIILVLAIGLYTLLHKELGLKSTFENLTKRTILLGMFMALGIGFYNGFFGPGTGSFLIFALIAIYGFDFKKASANAKMLNLTGNATALILFLINGEVMYAYGIPMAFSMMLGGQVGAKLALKKGSKFIKPVFVVVSLILVVKMVFDLLSTMNFEYSLLHL, from the coding sequence TTGACATTATTTATTATTTGCTTGGCAGGATTTTTTGGTGCGCTCGTAGACGCTATCGTTGGAGGTGGCGGATTGATCACTATACCGGCACTTCTGGCTACAGGTATGCCAACTTATCTGGCACTTGGGACCAATAAGTTCGCATCTTCATTAGGTACGATCTCTTCTACAATCGAGTTTTTCAGAAGCGGTGAAGTGAATACTAGACTGATGAAGTATTTATTACCCTTTTCACTGATCGGGTCAGCCGTAGGAGTGTGGGTGGTACTTAGGGTGGATCCTGAGTTCCTTAGAATTCTTATTATCATACTCGTACTTGCTATCGGACTATATACACTGCTTCACAAAGAACTAGGACTTAAGAGCACGTTTGAGAACCTGACAAAAAGAACGATTTTACTTGGTATGTTTATGGCGCTTGGTATCGGATTCTACAATGGTTTTTTTGGTCCAGGTACAGGATCATTTCTGATCTTTGCTCTTATTGCGATCTATGGATTTGATTTTAAAAAAGCGTCTGCGAATGCCAAGATGTTAAATCTGACTGGAAACGCAACTGCGCTTATCCTTTTTCTAATCAACGGGGAAGTCATGTATGCCTATGGAATACCCATGGCCTTTTCGATGATGTTGGGTGGTCAGGTAGGAGCTAAACTCGCACTTAAAAAGGGCTCAAAGTTTATTAAACCGGTATTTGTTGTGGTATCTTTAATCTTAGTGGTGAAAATGGTTTTTGATCTTTTAAGTACTATGAATTTTGAGTATTCGCTACTTCATCTCTAA
- a CDS encoding DUF805 domain-containing protein, whose protein sequence is MYYLYALIVVIPSFALTFRRLHDINKSAWWILISWIPLIGQIWFFILMVTEGTLGGNTFGSDPKAA, encoded by the coding sequence TTGTATTATCTATATGCGTTGATTGTTGTTATTCCAAGTTTTGCATTGACGTTCAGAAGATTACACGATATCAACAAGTCGGCTTGGTGGATTCTCATTTCATGGATACCACTTATCGGACAAATCTGGTTCTTCATCTTAATGGTTACAGAAGGCACGCTTGGTGGGAATACCTTCGGTTCAGATCCGAAAGCGGCATAG
- a CDS encoding GNAT family N-acetyltransferase: protein MTIELHVGEVDRSIAIMKEVAHWGKNIGRNIWNEQELNRENLLNYYSEDEFYLITVDGEDAAAMIMQWEDHQFWPEFDKNDAGYLHHMSVRRSFSGQGLTGHLINYAVDECKKRKVDKLRLDTAWGNVFLRSIYEHNGFELYDKFILEDHYEFARYEKKI from the coding sequence ATGACAATAGAACTACATGTTGGTGAAGTAGACCGATCGATCGCAATCATGAAAGAAGTCGCTCACTGGGGAAAAAATATCGGCAGAAATATATGGAACGAACAAGAGTTGAATCGTGAAAATTTATTGAACTATTATTCTGAAGATGAGTTTTACTTGATCACGGTCGATGGCGAAGATGCAGCTGCGATGATCATGCAGTGGGAAGATCATCAGTTTTGGCCGGAATTTGATAAAAATGATGCAGGTTATCTACACCATATGAGCGTGAGAAGAAGTTTTTCAGGTCAAGGCTTAACCGGACATCTGATCAATTATGCCGTGGATGAATGCAAAAAACGAAAAGTGGATAAGTTGCGTCTTGATACAGCGTGGGGAAACGTCTTTCTTAGAAGCATATATGAACACAACGGTTTTGAACTCTATGATAAGTTCATACTGGAAGACCACTATGAGTTTGCAAGATATGAAAAAAAAATATAG